The following proteins come from a genomic window of Gossypium raimondii isolate GPD5lz chromosome 5, ASM2569854v1, whole genome shotgun sequence:
- the LOC105768528 gene encoding 60S ribosomal protein L28-1 — protein sequence MAAVPGQLIWEVVKKNNCFLVRQFGRGTASLQFSKEPNNLYNLHSYKHSGLANKKTVTIQSGGKDQSVLLATTKTKKQNKPSALLHNSLMKKEFPRMAKAVKNQVTDNYYRPDLTKAALARLSAVHRSLKVAKSGVKKRNRQALKVRGRK from the exons ATGGCGGCGGTTCCTGGACAGTTGATTTGGGAGGTAGTGAAGAAGAACAATTGCTTTTTGGTGAGGCAGTTTGGAAGAGGAACTGCTAGCCTTCAGTTCAGCAAAGAGCCCAACAATCTCTACAACCTCCACTCCTACAAACACTCTG GGTTGGCAAACAAGAAAACAGTCACCATTCAAAGTGGGGGCAAAGACCAGTCTGTGCTGCTAGCAACCACCAAGACTAAGAAGCAGAACAAGCCTTCGGCCTTGCTTCACAACTCCCTCATGAAAAAGGAGTTCCCCAGGATGGCCAAGGCGGTCAAAAACCAG GTGACAGACAACTACTACAGGCCAGATTTAACAAAAGCAGCCCTTGCAAGGTTGAGTGCTGTGCACAGGAGTCTAAAGGTAGCCAAGTCTGGTGTCAAGAAGAGGAACAGGCAAGCATTGAAGGTTCGTGGCAGGAAGTGA
- the LOC105769785 gene encoding ESCRT-related protein CHMP1B, giving the protein MGNTEKLLNQIMELKFTSKSLQRQARKCEKDEKSEKLKVKKAIEKGNMDGARIYAENAIRKRTEQMNYLRLASRLDAVVARLDTQAKMTTINKSMANIVKSLESSLNTGNLQKMSETMDQFEKQFVNMEVQAEFMESAMAGSTSLSTPEGEVNSLMQQVADDYGLEVSVGLPQPGAHAVSTKTEEKVDEDDLSRRLAELKARG; this is encoded by the exons ATGGGAAACACCGAGAAGCTCCTGAACCAGATCATGGAACTCAAATTCACGTCCAAATCCCTGCAGCGCCAGGCCAGGAAGTGCGAGAAGGACGAGAAATCTGAGAAATTGAAGGTCAAGAAGGCCATCGAGAAAGGTAACATGGACGGAGCTCGTATCTACGCCGAGAACGCTATTCGGAAGCGCACTGAGCAGATGAACTACCTCCGCCTCGCGTCGCGCCTCGATGCTGTGGTTGCCAGGCTCGATACCCAGGCTAAGATGACCACCATTAATAAATCCATGGCTAATATCGTCAAGTCTCTCGAATCTTCCTTGAACACAG GCAATTTGCAGAAGATGTCAGAGACAATGGATCAATTTGAGAAGCAGTTTGTGAATATGGAGGTCCAGGCAGAATTTATGGAGAGTGCTATGGCTGGTTCCACTTCATTGTCCACACCAGAAGGTGAGGTCAACAGCTTGATGCAGCAAGTTGCTGATGACTATGGCTTGGAGGTCTCTGTTGGGTTGCCACAACCTGGTGCTCATGCTGTGTCGACCAAGACAGAGGAGAAGGTTGATGAGGATGATTTGTCGAGGCGGCTTGCAGAGCTTAAGGCTAGAGGTTAG
- the LOC105768525 gene encoding uncharacterized protein At1g51745, with product MGSPDEPNIKGIDASVGGLVWVRRRNGSWWPGRIMGLDELSEGCLVSPRSGTPVKLLGREDASVDWYNLEKSKRVKAFRCGEYNECIEKAKASAANSSKKAVKYARREDAILHALEIESSRLGKDHPGYFSRKDNSGADQGSLARESPTTMSHSGKENEDTSDEMSESEDNSDSAPELSQSGISFEEPNHINGTKGHSKLIKRRKTPNDSEDDGSERIKRMRGLEDLGMGVGPKRKSQAAGAPELVQQDNGSFYGPNSGNCLSNGGPMNGSRNHSSSLKRKRSQVANVHEFLKRKNRRRPLTKVLESTAVVSVPVCDEIPSSSGSPLRGLSDSKVSGIDSNESPKSAPAAINNDNNNSNNSDSTGVSCENGISLNAAEHAADADVDASLTNNKTKEREISSTPGLAENESSSRLFDVPFVGEDKPSADFSPIFVSCSSEMPEVGDLGKQAEIEGRNESVCTRSVDVYTTSISQRIEKGTAEWQLKGKRKSRQISKNQIHDSRKYLIADDEPNASVAGIERLNGLSQGSYQKVDCNGGGGGSVAPYTCSLQSKSKSAVQVQLDGLQDLKSMPQEPRVRGEIAEAKILPDDLLSPQRSLPYRQSRYTVHSRYQMTDFPGKPYSVDSSLYNVKIEVKAKYRPQHVPLVSLMSKLNGKAIIGHPLMVKVLSDDHYGNLTCEASIKGTEKSEIGHLVKRKSGGGRVPRKHMKLQSHFPPRKSTKAKKSGLLSKKTRKLSSLTGQKIGVGDRKPVTGKPKGPVIACVPIKLVFSRINEAVNGSARLTHRPLTSRNP from the exons ATGGGGAGCCCCGATGAGCCCAACATAAAGGGCATTGATGCGTCGGTGGGTGGCTTGGTTTGGGTCCGACGCAGGAACGGTTCTTGGTGGCCGGGTCGGATTATGGGCCTTGACGAGCTCTCCGAGGGTTGTTTGGTTTCTCCAAGATCCGGTACCCCTGTTAAGCTTCTTGGTCGTGAAGATGCAAGCGT ggactgGTATAATCTTGAAAAGTCCAAGAGGGTGAAGGCCTTCCGTTGTGGAGAATATAATGAATGTATTGAGAAAGCAAAGGCTTCAGCAGCAAATTCTAGCAAGAAAGCAGTGAAATATGCTCGAAGAGAAGATGCTATTCTTCACGCTCTAGAGATTGAGAGTTCACGTTTAGGGAAGGATCATCCAGGTTATTTCTCTAGAAAAGATAATTCTGGTGCTGACCAGGGTAGTTTGGCCAGAGAATCACCGACAACCATGTCACATTCTGGGAAAGAAAATGAGGATACGTCTGATGAAATGAGTGAATCTGAGGATAACTCAGATTCAGCTCCAGAATTATCACAGTCTGGCATATCCTTTGAAGAGCCTAATCACATTAATGGTACTAAGGGGCACTCTAAGCTGATCAAGAGAAGAAAAACCCCGAATGATTCTGAGGATGATGGATCTGAAAGAATCAAGCGCATGAGAGGACTTGAGGATCTAGGTATGGGTGTaggaccaaaaagaaaatcacagGCTGCAGGGGCACCCGAGCTAGTTCAACAAGATAATGGTTCATTCTACGGACCAAATTCTGGAAATTGCTTGTCTAATGGAGGTCCAATGAATGGTAGCAGAAATCATTCATCATCACTGAAAAGAAAGAGATCTCAAGTGGCAAATGTTCATGAATTCCTGAAAAGGAAAAACCGTCGCCGACCATTAACCAAGGTTTTGGAGAGTACAGCTGTTGTGTCAGTTCCAGTTTGTGATGAAATTCCAAGCTCAAGTGGTTCACCCCTTAGGGGACTTTCTGACAGCAAGGTTTCTGGAATTGATTCTAATGAATCACCCAAAAGTGCACCTGCAGCAATTAACAACGACAACAACAATAGTAACAACTCAGATAGTACTGGAGTTTCATGCGAGAATGGCATCTCCTTAAATGCTGCTGAACATGCTGCTGATGCTGATGTTGATGCATCTTTAACTAATAATAAGacaaaagagagagaaatttcCAGCACACCGGGGTTAGCTGAGAATGAATCTTCTAGCAGGCTATTTGATGTGCCATTTGTTGGAGAAGATAAACCATCTGCAG ATTTCTCTCCAATATTTGTATCTTGTTCATCTGAGATGCCTGAAGTTGGTGATTTGGGGAAGCAGGCTGAAATTGAGGGACGTAATGAGTCTGTCTGTACCAGATCAGTGGATGTTTATACAACTAGTATTAGCCAGAGGATAGAGAAAGGAACTGCAGAGTGGCAGTTGAAAGGAAAGAGGAAATCTAGacaaataagtaaaaatcaAATACACGACTCAAGAAAATATCTAATCGCAGATGATGAACCAAATGCTTCTGTGGCAGGTATAGAGCGTTTGAATGGATTGTCTCAGGGTTCCTATCAAAAAGTTGATTGcaatggtggtggtggtggatcAGTTGCTCCATACACTTGCAGCTTGCAATCCAAGTCCAAGTCAGCTGTTCAAGTGCAGCTTGATGGTTTGCAGGACTTGAAGTCTATGCCCCAGGAGCCTCGTGTGAGAGGGGAAATAGCAGAAGCAAAAATACTACCTGATGATTTGCTGAGCCCTCAAAGGTCACTTCCATACCGTCAGTCTCGTTATACTGTTCACTCCAGATATCAGATGACGGATTTTCCAGGAAAACCTTATTCTGTGGATTCATCACTATACAATGTTAAGATTGAGGTGAAAGCTAAGTACCGGCCACAGCATGTTCCATTAGTTTCCCTCATGAGTAAGCTGAATGGAAAAGCCATAATTGGTCACCCTCTAATGGTTAAAGTTTTGAGTGATGATCACTATGGCAATCTGACTTGTGAAGCCTCTATTAAGGGCACGGAAAAGTCTGAAATTGGTCATTTAGTAAAGAGAAAGTCAGGAGGTGGACGAGTTCCTAGAAAGCATATGAAACTGCAATCACATTTCCCGCCACGTAAATCAACAAAAGCAAAGAAATCTGGACTATTGTCTAAGAAGACTCGGAAGCTGTCTTCATTGACTGGTCAGAAGATAGGTGTAGGTGACAGGAAACCGGTAACAGGGAAGCCCAAGGGTCCTGTAATAGCTTGTGTTCCTATAAAGTTAGTATTCAGTAGGATAAATGAAGCAGTTAACGGCTCAGCACGGCTAACACACCGGCCTTTAACATCTCGCAATCCATGA